A genomic window from Brassica oleracea var. oleracea cultivar TO1000 chromosome C8, BOL, whole genome shotgun sequence includes:
- the LOC106310469 gene encoding uncharacterized protein LOC106310469 has protein sequence MKVMAVRSGKIYVVSAVVRSVNQRVPPILNDGTFSAMFLISKKKLMKMGQASQQISSQLIFASGGSGLGSVASEKLRWRLDEAEKLRWWLDNAEKHRWWLDEAEKLRWWLDNAEKHRWWLDEAEKT, from the exons ATGAAAGTGATGGCGGTGAGAAGTGGCAAGATATATGTAGTATCTGCAGTGGTTAGATCAGTAAACCAAAGAGTTCCACCGATTTTAAATGACGGTACTTTCTCAGCCATGTTCCTGATCT CAAAGAAAAAGCTGATGAAGATGGGACAAGCCTCTCAACAAATTTCCTCTCAGTTAATTTTTGCTTCAGGAGGTTCTGGACTTGGATCCGTTGCATCAGAGAAGCTCCGGTGGAGGCTTGATGAAGCAGAGAAGCTCCGGTGGTGGCTTGATAATGCAGAGAAGCACCGGTGGTGGCTTGATGAAGCAGAGAAGCTCCGGTGGTGGCTTGATAATGCAGAGAAGCACCGGTGGTGGCTTGATGAAGCAGAGAAGACATAA